Sequence from the Amaranthus tricolor cultivar Red isolate AtriRed21 chromosome 1, ASM2621246v1, whole genome shotgun sequence genome:
ttaatttaaaaaaaaattgacgcgCGCATGTAAGTGTAATGTGAAAAGTTACATAATACATTTGGGGTTATAGCaatatttatttggggttataacataatatatttggtgttataccagcatatatttgaggtttataacataatttattttggattataacataatatatttgaagttataacaatatatatatttgaggttatagcataatatatatagggttataacaacatatatttgtggttataacatactatatttggggttataacacaatatatttagagttcaaacaatatatatttgaagtaataatataatatatatggagttataacaacatacatTTGCAgttataacaaatatatttggtgttataaaaatactatgCCCTCAAACATAGACCATTATATACcgaactatatattatattataaccccaaatataatatgttataaccacaaatatatgttgttataacctcatatgtattatgttataacctcaaatatatatgttgttatagCTTCAATTATATcatattataaccccaaataaattatgttgtaatcctcaaatatatgttggtataataccaaatatattatgttataaccctaaataaatattgttataactctaaatatattatgcgACTTTTCACATTACAATTACACGTGCACGTCagttttttttgaattacatAATGGGCTGCGCTTTTAAAAATCGTCTTtaaaaaagacggtctctcaagagagaggCCGAAAACAAATTTGTGTAGTATGCTTTGTTTGAAAGCAACTAATTTCAAAATCTAGCCCAACTTTGACCCTTTTCTAAGAATTTTTATAagttgaaactttttttttcaattatccaTGAAGGGTCCTATTTTGATCAAAATTACAAACATAAACAGAGCcttcatattttttaatatcatgGTGAAGATATAATAGCATTATAATAAATTGGTTAATGGACAATATATGATGACCGATGATTATTCCATGTACATAGAAAATATTGCCTTTTATCTAGCAAACCATTTTcaagataaaatcaaaaaattacaataacaataataataacatccaAATAATTGCTTTACAACTTTACAAATTTCACTAAAATACCAAATTAGTCTACTCAAACAATCAAAAATCaacaatcaaaaatcaaataacaaataacattaatcaatataatatgatataatataatTCTACTCCTTAATAATATTCTATTTACCcatcaaaaattaaatatctAACTTCAAAACACGATCCATTTCCATTTATGTGTAGTTCTTACTTATCAATGCAAATTTAATCTCTTGAGCCTATCTTCCCTTCTTCCATCTTGCTTCCCAAAATAGTTACACAtaaaaacacattaattattcataaataaagaaataatctTGAATAAGAAGATTAATCTTTAAGTAACTTTACTAATAAACTAACATTTGCATAATctgctgaaaataaatttatatattatttatttttaaataaacccatCTATTAAgtatatttgctaaaattaaaaatattttcaccAATCATACCAAGTAGGtggatttattaaaaataaacaatatctaaatttatttttagcaaattgagtaaacataagtttattttttaccaTTTCGCTTAATTTTATCCACAGGGGAAGTTCATCAAATCACTTTGCTTTTCTATTGTACGAAAGGCTTGAGAATACAGACAAGAAATTAAATCAACCAATAGTAGTAGAAGCTCTCCTCATTCCACCATGAAAAGATTGATGATTATGATACTTAAAAGTTTGAGGAAGAGACATATCATCATATCTTAACAACTTCCTAACCTCAGATTTAAGCTTAAAGAACAAATGTTTTAAACTTCCTCTGTTTTGAAACCCAATAACATGTTTTTCCTCTTCATTcatctcaagatcttgaacaAAAACAGGTTTTCTAGAAAGAATCCAAGACCAACCAAAAACCCACCATTTTTTGATAGAAATCCCAGCATTTTCTCCCATGGAAGACAAAGATTTCGATCTATGAATAGCCCATGAAGTAGCAGGAGAAGCAGAGATTGAAGGTTGAAGTTTAAGAGAAATAGAAGAAAGCCTTCTTCTAAGAGATGGTTGATCTTCTGATGGGGATGAAATTGGGAGAGATTGTTTTGTTGTTCTTTGTTGGATTGTTTGAACTATTGAGCTCATTTTGAAAAGTGTCGGTAATGGGATGAAAGGAAAAAAGCGtcaaaaaggaagaaaaatggAAGATTTGTGGGAAGAAATGAAGAGAATATAGGAGAAAAGGAGGTAATAAGGTAAGgtttattgaataatgaatacagGCTGGCTGATTAGTGATTCCTTCTCTTTACTCTGTTTTCATTTTAAGGCATTCAAAGGAAAGGATGATTGTGGAATGGAGGGTGGGGTGATCATGGTAGGGTCAATTgcttatttgtattatttgttgtatgatctttttttctttttttttttttttgtttttattaaccataaataatcacaactttaaggggtatttgcctagagtgaACTTAGGTAACCCGATGACGCGCTATAGTagataattcaccaaaaaaagtagactgaaaattaattttaaattagagaaaaatttttaaattttacataaaaaaattctaaataataaaaaaatcataaatatattttgaatattttttaacaattttttcgacattttaatatatctttttttaaaaaaataaaacttgttataacaAGTCATTCAGTTACCAGGTTTACTCTAGAAAATACCcctcaaagttgggattattcatcgttaatcaatagatgggattattataggaaaatcacgaataaattgtattattcaagataattttttctaaagaTTTTTTAGTTTAGCACGATTGAAATATAAGCCTCATTGACCGTAAAATCATTCATATTGACTTTGAAAtccattttaatttataacttaaaattaatttataacttaaaattataacttaaaatttataacttaaaatttgtttttttaatttataacttcTACTAATTAATTATTGGTATTGAAATCACATTATATTAAATTAGATTATGTTAGATCAGACTAGATCATAACAAATTagataaaatcataaaattatagaactatttttattactactttTTAGTGATTACTTTATAACTGATCACGTTAAATTTATAACTCATCACTTTAAAAGTTTAttagtgattattttaaaagtGGTTAATAACAtcctataattttaaaatgagtaattatttttgttattttttaaagaATGATAAAATATGGTTAATAAGAATGTTAGTCTCACTAGACACTAAGAAAGAAAatgattgttttgttttaaactTTCATTgccactttttaaaattttgctttctttttcattttaaatttctgatttttaatctgtttatgttttaattttattgggCCAACCATTTTAAAAAAGTCTCACCCTGTTGTACATAGAGATGGAAACGGGTCAGACTCGGCTTAAATTATCCGCCCTTTAACATTGCTCTAGATAATATCGGAATTATGTTTTTCAATCCATCTCCACTCAGAGTCAGATTATACATACTACAACTTTGCTTCGACTCCGACGCGGATCGTACCTCCAAAGAAGTtcagattattatcaaacttttgTCTTAGTGATATTATactaaaagcataaaaaaataatagaatagtctttcaaatacaacttaacaaagaaaatatgtcTTACAAATACTAGAATTGCAATTTGCATCATTAGAATTATGTAGAATCGTAGAATCACAACTAGAAACGTATAGGATCATAGAATCACAACTAGAATCATATAGAATTGTGGAATCGCAActaaaatcgtagaatcgtagctATAATCATACGATTCTACCAATTCTACACAATTTTAAAAACACTCCACAAAAATGCTAAATTTGGTCTTAGCCCACCCAATCAACTATATTCCAGGATc
This genomic interval carries:
- the LOC130826673 gene encoding uncharacterized protein LOC130826673 is translated as MSSIVQTIQQRTTKQSLPISSPSEDQPSLRRRLSSISLKLQPSISASPATSWAIHRSKSLSSMGENAGISIKKWWVFGWSWILSRKPVFVQDLEMNEEEKHVIGFQNRGSLKHLFFKLKSEVRKLLRYDDMSLPQTFKYHNHQSFHGGMRRASTTIG